Proteins encoded by one window of Sus scrofa isolate TJ Tabasco breed Duroc chromosome 12, Sscrofa11.1, whole genome shotgun sequence:
- the LOC100739378 gene encoding olfactory receptor 1L4-like, with the protein MALANLTSTPEFLLLGLMDGTDIHPLLFLLFLGVYLVNALGNLSMVVVVRSDGALRSPMYYFLGHLSLVDVCFTTVTVPRLLAGLLHPGQAVSFQGCFAQMYFFVALGITESYLLAAMSYDRAVAVCRPLHYGSVMTPWRCTALVGASWAVAHLHSLLHTVLISKLSYPRSAPVRHFFCDMTVMLSLATSDTSAAETAIFSEGLAVVLTPLLLVSLSYARILVTVLGVRSAGGRRRTFSTCGAHLVVVSLFFGSILSVYFRPSSAYSARYDRLASVVYAVVTPTLNPFIYSLRNKEVKGSLKRGLRWRAALQEV; encoded by the coding sequence ATGGCCCTGGCCAATCTCACCTCCACCCCAGAGTTCCTCCTCCTTGGCCTAATGGATGGAACAGACATCCATCCACTGTTGTTCCTGCTCTTCCTTGGGGTCTACCTGGTCAATGCCCTGGGCAACCTGagcatggtggtggtggtgaggtcCGACGGGGCCCTCCGCTCCCCCATGTATTACTTCTTGGGCCACCTGAGCCTCGTGGACGTCTGCTTTACCACAGTCACAGTCCCCAGACTGCTGGCCGGCCTGCTCCACCCAGGTCAGGCTGTGTCATTCCAGGGATGCTTTGCCCAGATGTACTTCTTCGTGGCTCTGGGCATCACCGAGAGCTACCTGCTGGcagccatgtcctatgaccgtgCAGTGGCCGTCTGCCGCCCCTTGCACTATGGCTCGGTCATGACGCCCTGGCGCTGCACGGCGCTGGTGGGGGCATCTTGGGCAGTGGCCCACCTGCACTCACTGCTTCACACAGTGCTCATCTCCAAGCTCTCCTACCCACGCTCCGCCCCCGTGcgccacttcttctgtgacatgaCCGTGATGCTGAGCTTGGCGACCTCGGACACGTCCGCCGCGGAGACTGCCATCTTCTCTGAGGGCCTGGCCGTGGTGCTGACCCCGCTGCTCCTCGTGTCCCTGTCCTACGCACGCATCCTGGTCACGGTGCTGGGAGTGCGGTCCGCAGGGGGCCGGCGCCGCACCTTCTCCACCTGCGGAGCCCACTTGGTGGTGGTGTCACTTTTCTTTGGCTCCATCCTTTCTGTCTATTTCCGGCCGTCATCTGCCTACTCTGCCCGCTATGACCGCCTGGCCAGCGTGGTCTATGCCGTAGTCACACCGACcctgaaccctttcatctacagcctcCGCAACAAAGAAGTTAAGGGCTCCCTAAAAAGGGGGCTCCGATGGAGGGCGGCGCTCCAAGAGGTGTGA